The following coding sequences are from one Gadus macrocephalus chromosome 3, ASM3116895v1 window:
- the spcs3 gene encoding signal peptidase complex subunit 3, giving the protein MNTALSRANSLFAFSLSVMAALTFGCFITTAFKDRRVPVNVHVSRVMLKNVDDFTGPRERSDLGFINFDLSANLQPIFDWNVKQLFLYLSAEYATKSNSLNQVVLWDKIVLRGENSNLVLRDMKSKYFFFDDGNGLRANKNITLTLSWNVVPNAGILPLVSGNGFVSLPFPETYETTKSY; this is encoded by the exons ATGAATACTGCTTTGTCGAGGGCCAATTCCCTGTTCGCCTTCTCCCTGAGCGTGATGGCTGCGCTCACCTTCGGCTGCTTCATCACAACAGCCTTCAAAGACAGGCGGGTTCCCGTGAACGTCCACGTCTCCAGAGTTATGCT TAAGAATGTTGATGACTTCACCGGTCCCAGAGAGCGTAGTGACCTAGGTTTCATCAACTTCGACCTCTCTGCAAAT TTGCAGCCAATTTTCGATTGGAATGTCAAGCAGCTCTTTCTTTATCTTTCTGCAGAGTACGCTACTAAGAGTAAT tCTCTCAACCAGGTAGTGCTGTGGGACAAGATTGTCCTTCGAGGTGAAAACTCCAATTTGGTCCTCCGAGACATGAAGTCCAAATACTTCTTCTTCGATGATGGTAATGGACTAAG GGCTAACAAGAACATCACTCTGACCTTGTCTTGGAATGTAGTTCCCAACGCTGGAATACTCCCATTGGTATCTGGGAATGGCTTTGTCAGTCTCCCCTTCCCAGAAACCTATGAGACCACCAAGAGTTACTAA